A single genomic interval of Gammaproteobacteria bacterium harbors:
- a CDS encoding DUF3501 family protein, protein MKKIRHEDLLSLEDYSKKRNEIRANAMTHKANRRLQIGDNAFLYFEDTTTMHYQIQEMLRIEKIFESAEIEQELETYNPLIPDGNNWKATFMLQYDDIPTRRVALTKLLDIEDKIWLEVEGCERIYGIANEDLDRKDPEKTASVHFMRFQLPADAALAVKMSAEIKFGIDHDNYKHDVVAPENVRISLTEDLN, encoded by the coding sequence ATGAAAAAAATCCGCCATGAGGACTTACTGAGCCTCGAAGACTATTCCAAAAAGCGTAACGAAATTCGTGCTAATGCAATGACACACAAAGCAAACCGCCGCTTACAAATCGGTGATAACGCCTTTTTATATTTTGAAGACACCACCACCATGCACTATCAAATACAGGAAATGCTGCGCATTGAAAAGATTTTTGAAAGTGCGGAAATAGAACAAGAGCTGGAAACCTACAACCCACTCATACCCGATGGTAACAACTGGAAAGCCACGTTCATGTTGCAATACGACGACATCCCGACACGTCGTGTTGCACTGACCAAGCTATTAGACATTGAAGACAAAATTTGGCTGGAAGTTGAAGGCTGTGAACGCATATATGGAATCGCTAATGAAGATTTAGACCGCAAAGATCCGGAAAAAACTGCTTCTGTTCATTTTATGCGTTTCCAACTGCCCGCTGATGCCGCACTAGCGGTAAAAATGAGCGCAGAAATCAAGTTTGGTATCGATCACGACAATTACAAACACGACGTTGTCGCACCTGAAAACGTACGCATTTCGCTTACTGAAGATCTCAACTAA